The following coding sequences are from one Dermacentor silvarum isolate Dsil-2018 chromosome 4, BIME_Dsil_1.4, whole genome shotgun sequence window:
- the LOC125945193 gene encoding uncharacterized protein LOC125945193, with protein MWPNCSCGGVRCDHRDSAYTNACLETAVTACNYYPLPWNPCTIHFTNSFVAASRVDSSVKVETLPDVPASFLMLQQQPRRRRLCRQQCCAGEAAAAAALRRSLKAQRQRIRRLDESYRAAERARNAQRQRRLRADAEYRERELLRSRLRRQQKNALCRQRAQYCSFEELNWLRECFSGEEWASLQSLWSTPTQDVGWQRDAKEAWTNTTTWAPAIAAGADPVPQTAPRLSFMAPTAIHDMSAARYPPLIVGPEAPGDEPKTRLLLSVPAIALDMASTVTLEDLLTGAIPMRFGPDGRLVPLESNEELAA; from the exons ATGTGGCCCAACTGCTCTTGTGGCGGCGTTAGATGCGATCACCGAGACAGCGCCTACACCAACGCCTGTCTCGAGACTGCGGTCACCGCCTGTAACTACTACCCGCTACCCTGGAACCCTTGTACCATTCATTTCACCAATAGCTTCGTTGCTGCTTCTCGCGTTGATTCCTCGGTAAAAGTGGAAACGTTGCCCGACGTCCCGGCGTCGTTCCTgatgctgcagcagcagcctcgTCGTAGACGACTGTGTCGGCAGCAGTGCTGCGCGGGCGAggctgcggcggcggccgcgtTGAGGAGGTCGCTGAAAGCCCAACGGCAGCGGATCCGACGCCTGGACGAGTCCTACCGTGCCGCCGAGAGGGCGCGCAACGCGCAACGCCAGCGGCGACTCAGAGCCGACGCAGAGTACCGCGAGCGCGAGCTGCTCAGGAGCCGCCTACGGAGGCAGCAAAAG AATGCGCTGTGCCGCCAGAGAGCTCAGTATTGTTCCTTCGAGGAACTCAACTGGCTGCGAGAGTGCTTCAGCGGTGAGGAATGGGCTTCCCTGCAGAGCCTGTGGTCCACACCCACACAAGATGTCGGATGGCAGCG TGACGCCAAAGAAGCCTGGACAAACACGACAACCTGGGCTCCAGCCATAGCGGCTGGAGCGGATCCAGTTCCGCAGACGGCACCACGGTTGTCGTTTATGGCGCCTACGGCAATCCATGACATGAGTGCCGCGCGATATCCGCCGCTCATCGTCGGGCCGGAAGCTCCGGGCGACGAGCCTAAGACTCGGCTCTTGCTGTCCGTGCCAGCCATTGCCTTGGACATGGCCTCCACCGTCACACTGGAAGACCTCTTGACTGGAGCCATACCAATGCGCTTTGGGCCAGACGGCCGCTTGGTGCCTTTGGAGAGCAACGAAGAGCTCGCTGCTTGA